DNA from Pirellulales bacterium:
GAGCAGGATCCGCAGATTCCGGTCGACGATCTCCACATCGGCTTCCTGCGCGTTGTCGGTCGGCACGCGATCCGCGGTCGGCGCCTTGATCCGCAAGGCCAGCGTGCGGCGGCCCGTTTCGGCCGGGGTCAGCTCGAAACGGACCGGCGTCATTTCCGAGTCGACGCCCAGCGTCACTTCGCGCGATTCTTCGAGCCGCTCACCGCCGGCGGCTTCGCCTGCGGCCCGGCTGAACAAGTCGACCACCACGGTCTGGCCGGCGAGCCCCTGTGCCTGGATAAACCCGGTCACGGTGAAACGGTCGCCCGGCTGTGCTCGGACCGGTGCCAACAGATCCGCGACGCGGACATTGGCCGGCAGTTGATCGGTACCGAGGCCCACGGCGTGGATCGGCAGCTTGGCTTCTTGCGCAGCGGCCACGGCCGCGCGTGTGTCGGGGCCCGCGTTTTGACCGCCGTCGGTCAACAGGACCACGCCTGATACGGGTCCGCCCCGCTGATCGTCGATCACCTCGCGCAGCGCAGCGCCCAGACGCGTTTCCGCGCCGGCCGGCGCGAGCAGGTTGGCCCAATCGGGCACAGGTGCCGGGTCTTTCGCCGCAGGCTTCGCCGCGTCGACCGGCAGTCGCTTGGCCAGCGTGGCCACGCGCTCGGTCGTTTGTCCAAAGCGGAAAACGAGCACGTCGTGCACGTTGCAGAGCTTGTCGAGCCAGTCGCCGCCGCTGAAAGTTTCGATCACGCGCTGGGCGCGCGTCATGCCGCCGGCCGTTGCGCCGGGCTCGGTATCATCGAGTTGCATGCTGAGACTGTTGTCGACCAGCATCAACACGCGGCTGTTCTGCGGCTGAAAGTGCTCGCTGCGCCATTGGGGACGCAAGTAGATCGCCACGATGCCGGCGAGCGCCAGGACGCGCAAGGCCGTGCACAGCCAGCCCACCGGCCGCTTGAGGTCGACACCGTCGCGCCGGTACCAGAAACGGACATACAGCACCAACACCGCCAACACGCCGAGCGGCGCCAACCAATCGGAGTTGGACTGAATGCGACCCCATTCAAAGGTCGTCCGCGACGCAGCCTGGGCCAGGAGGAGGAGCTGGTTCATCTGGCCCCTCCCGGCGTTCGCGCGTGATAGCTCGCGGCATAGGCCAGGGCTTGTTCGCCCACGAGGAGCAAGATGAGCAGCCCTAATAATGCGTCGCTCAACTGCAGCCCGGCTTCCTCGGGCGAGGCGAGCGCGAAATCGTCGGCCAGGCGCCAGTTGTAGGTCAGGCCGCTCAAGCGGCCGGCAAGCTGAGTGCCGTCGAGCAGCGCGAGGTCCCCTTCTTCGGGGGCGACATTGAGCGCGAAACGCCGGACTTCGGTTTCGCCCGTGTTGCGGGCGACCTCGGCTGCATAGACGCCGGCGGCCGGGGTCGTGGCAAGCCGCGCGACGAGCTGTGCGCCGTTGCGCGCCGCGTCGACGACTTGCGGCGCGGCTTGTTCCTGGTGCGGGGCCGTGAATCGCACCTGCGCAGCATAATCGGCCGCATCCAGGACCACGTCCAGCGGCGTGCCGACGCGCAACGTGTCGTCGGCCGGTGGCTGCGGCGTCAGATAGGCCTGCAACTCCAGCATCGCCACGATAAAGCTGGGATTGCGGGCCCAGTTATTCCAGACCGGTGCGGCCGTGGTCAGGAACGCCACCACGCGGCCGGCGCCAAATCGTTGTTCGACCACCAGCGGCGCGCCATTACGCAGCGTCGCCAGCGTGCGGACCGTCGAGTCGGCCGCAGGCTTCCAACCGGGGGTGATCGCCAGGTAGCGGCTGACCAGGACCGAGTTGAGAAAGCTGTTCCGTTCGCCGGCAAACACACGGAAGATTGGGTGATCGGTCACTTCCAGGTCGGTCGCGCGTTCTACGCGGTCGACGATCAGTTCGGCGACCGCCGCCGGCGGCACAGGCAGCAACCCTTGCCCCGCGCGGTGCCAATCGCGCGCCAACGCGACGGGATCGTTCAGTTCCCCCGCGAAAAAGGCCAGGCCTCCACCCGCGGCGACGAACTTCTCCAGCGCTGCCAGCGCCGCCTCGTCGAGCTGCGGCACGTTCGTGACGTAAATCACGCGGAATTCGTCCAGCGAATTCGTGGTCAGAAACCGCGGGCCTTCGACGCGCGGCGTCACGCCCGTGGAAACTGGTCCGCCCGGGGACAGGGCCAAGGTGAGCAGTTGCCCGTCGCGCTGTTGGGGGTCGCCGTCGATCACCAACACCGGCACGGTCAGCGGCAAGTCGACGAGGCAATAGCGGCGATTGTCGACGTCCAGCGCATCACTTTCGAGCTGGGCCGTGACAAGATGTTGACCGGCCGTGGTGAACCGCACGGGAAAGCGGCGGACCTCGGTCTTGCCGGGCGGCAGCGACTCGATCGCCAAGGCCGGACGCGGCGATTCGTCCTCGGCCAGCGCGACGGCAATGTTGTTCGCCGTCTCGCGGCCAAAGTTGTGGATCGCCACTTCCATGAACAGCGGCACCCCGGCGGCGCGCGTGCCGTCGAGCGCACGCAGACGCAGGATCGCCAGATTCTCATGCGGCTGGTCGACGCAGGAGATCAATTCGATGCGTGCCCCGGCGGCGGCGAGCTTGCGCAGCTCGGGCACGATGGCC
Protein-coding regions in this window:
- a CDS encoding BatA domain-containing protein, which encodes MLPVFLSPLLLWGLALIAIPLLIHLINLLRQQRVQWAAMEFLLQSQKRNHRWVLLRQLLLLALRVAAVIALVLALAQPALRSHWAQLFGSTTVHHVVLLDDSFSMADHWADTTAFNRAKEVVRTLAGQAAGQGISQQLSLLRYSQAAAQPDLLAEIVSTDLPNRLDDVLRPLAPSELNVGPAEALAGLDKLLGTSAGESRVIYLVSDFRAAQWQDPQAIVPELRKLAAAGARIELISCVDQPHENLAILRLRALDGTRAAGVPLFMEVAIHNFGRETANNIAVALAEDESPRPALAIESLPPGKTEVRRFPVRFTTAGQHLVTAQLESDALDVDNRRYCLVDLPLTVPVLVIDGDPQQRDGQLLTLALSPGGPVSTGVTPRVEGPRFLTTNSLDEFRVIYVTNVPQLDEAALAALEKFVAAGGGLAFFAGELNDPVALARDWHRAGQGLLPVPPAAVAELIVDRVERATDLEVTDHPIFRVFAGERNSFLNSVLVSRYLAITPGWKPAADSTVRTLATLRNGAPLVVEQRFGAGRVVAFLTTAAPVWNNWARNPSFIVAMLELQAYLTPQPPADDTLRVGTPLDVVLDAADYAAQVRFTAPHQEQAAPQVVDAARNGAQLVARLATTPAAGVYAAEVARNTGETEVRRFALNVAPEEGDLALLDGTQLAGRLSGLTYNWRLADDFALASPEEAGLQLSDALLGLLILLLVGEQALAYAASYHARTPGGAR